One window from the genome of Paenibacillus azoreducens encodes:
- a CDS encoding lysozyme inhibitor LprI family protein: MKGKILLLFFITIMFSSCQNISQSTTLNSETKSIMNSELPPDVVSTGNGTESKEITEGRSDPSNNEALSMSIGNYDLKGEFNDEMLRNPIDHDYEVEFNEFQNSKEIITTLGWGALESKYTEIWDKELNQIYKKLLSKLDREPREALIESQKEWLQYHLRETKFVEKTFINNGYLGTQGSVSLATVIRERIRERTMQLFEYRYLLDGEVDFLYQSKK; the protein is encoded by the coding sequence ATGAAAGGTAAGATACTCTTATTATTTTTTATTACGATAATGTTTTCATCTTGTCAAAATATTAGTCAATCGACTACTTTGAACAGCGAAACTAAATCAATAATGAATTCTGAACTGCCTCCTGATGTAGTGAGTACAGGTAATGGAACAGAATCGAAAGAAATAACTGAAGGTCGATCAGATCCTTCTAACAATGAAGCGTTATCCATGAGCATTGGGAACTATGATTTGAAAGGAGAATTTAATGATGAAATGCTTCGAAATCCTATAGATCATGATTATGAAGTGGAATTTAATGAATTTCAAAATTCCAAAGAGATTATTACAACATTGGGATGGGGGGCGTTGGAAAGCAAATATACAGAGATTTGGGATAAAGAGTTGAATCAAATATATAAAAAGCTTCTTTCTAAGTTGGATAGAGAACCAAGAGAAGCACTAATTGAATCGCAGAAAGAATGGTTACAGTATCACTTAAGGGAAACAAAATTTGTAGAGAAGACATTTATTAATAATGGTTACCTTGGAACACAAGGATCGGTAAGCCTAGCCACGGTTATACGGGAGAGAATTAGGGAAAGAACAATGCAATTATTTGAATATCGATATTTGCTAGATGGTGAAGTTGATTTTTTATACCAAAGTAAAAAATAG
- a CDS encoding cupin, translating to MRIYNFDKETGVEITNFNSKESIFSRIIQHDKLGYIGCMFIGPEGKLGSHPATINQLFLVVSGQGWVIGKEGIKYQIHSGRAAFWEAGEIHVSGSEQGMVVIIIEGEDLKPLMKEIDWIES from the coding sequence TTGAGAATCTATAATTTTGATAAGGAAACCGGCGTAGAAATAACAAACTTCAATAGTAAAGAATCAATTTTTTCAAGAATTATTCAACATGACAAACTAGGTTATATAGGATGTATGTTTATAGGACCTGAAGGGAAATTAGGATCACATCCAGCAACAATAAATCAATTATTTTTAGTAGTTAGTGGTCAAGGCTGGGTTATAGGTAAAGAAGGAATTAAATATCAGATTCATTCTGGAAGGGCAGCTTTTTGGGAAGCAGGGGAAATACATGTATCAGGATCAGAACAAGGAATGGTAGTAATCATAATTGAAGGCGAAGATCTAAAACCGTTAATGAAAGAAATAGATTGGATCGAGAGCTGA
- a CDS encoding nucleotidyltransferase family protein: MTVGTINYEEKLIEIIELSPLLVEVFELSQRLNLSQYYIGAGCIVQTVWNCLIGNPLDYGIDDIDIVYFDTDLTYQKEDGIIKLSKEVFCKFPIKVDIKNQARVHLWYKDKFGIDLEPYLSIEEAINSWPTTATSLGVRRDENEGWKIHSPFGLEDLFQLKVKANKKLITQEIYKTKYEKWKRKWPEITVIPW, from the coding sequence TTATTAGTTGAGGTTTTCGAATTATCGCAAAGATTAAATCTCAGTCAATATTATATTGGTGCTGGTTGTATTGTGCAGACTGTTTGGAATTGTTTGATAGGAAATCCTTTGGATTATGGTATTGATGATATTGATATTGTGTATTTCGATACTGATCTTACATATCAAAAAGAAGATGGGATAATAAAATTAAGCAAGGAAGTTTTCTGTAAGTTTCCAATCAAGGTAGATATTAAAAATCAAGCAAGGGTTCATTTATGGTATAAAGACAAATTTGGAATCGATCTTGAACCATATTTATCAATAGAAGAAGCAATTAATTCATGGCCAACAACAGCAACATCATTAGGAGTTAGACGCGATGAGAATGAAGGATGGAAAATCCATTCACCCTTCGGGCTAGAGGATCTATTTCAGTTAAAAGTAAAAGCAAATAAAAAGCTAATAACACAAGAAATTTATAAAACCAAATACGAGAAATGGAAAAGAAAATGGCCAGAAATTACAGTTATACCTTGGTAG
- a CDS encoding putative holin-like toxin translates to MEVKDALTIMFLFGSFILALLTYINSNNKRK, encoded by the coding sequence ATGGAAGTAAAGGATGCTTTGACGATCATGTTTTTATTTGGATCGTTTATCCTTGCACTTTTAACATACATCAATTCTAACAACAAGAGAAAGTAA